The Helicobacter sp. MIT 05-5293 nucleotide sequence TACTATAAAATGATAAGGATTGGATTTAATGAGAAAATATCAGTCAAGATTTTTTTGATTCTTTTAATAAACTTATAGATTCTTAATCAAGCACAAGATAGGATTCTTGGCTTAAACAAAAGGAAGATTGTGAAAAACGCACTCATCGCACAAAATGACGATTCAACTATCATTACGCAATATCGCTTCACCCCCAAAGATTCTAAACCCTACCAAAGTGAGGCAGATTTGGAAAGATTCTTGCTCAAAGAGTTAGAATCTCAAGGCTATGAGCGGCTATATATTGAGGACATCAAAGATTTAGAGATAAACCTTAAATCCCAGCTTGAAAGGCTAAATAGTATCAATTTCACGCCCACAGAATGGGACAGATTCTACAAAACACATTTCACAAATGATAACCTTAAAATCCAAGACAAAACCAAAATCCTCCAAACCGACAACGAGACCCTAACACTCATAAGAGATTCTAACAATTACGCGGGGGGGGGGGGGGCAAAAAATCTCCGCTTAATTGACAGAAACACCCCGCTTAACAATCACCCCCAAGTCCTCTCCCAGCTCACCAACAACGAAGGCAAATCCAAAAATCGCTATGATGTAACGATTCTTGTTAATGGCTTGCCCCTCGTGCATATAGAGCTTAAAAGACGCGGTATAGAGCTAAAAGAAGCTTTTAACCAAATCCGCCGATACCAAAATGAAAGCTTTAGCGCGGCAAATAGGCTTTTTGAATTTGTGCAGATTTTTATTATCAGCAATGGCACTTATAGCAGGTATTACAGCAATTCCAAGCGCGAGATAAAGAGCCTTAATGATGATTATGCCTTTACGATGAGTTTTAGCGATAGTCAAAACAACAAAATCGAGGATTTAGAGGACTTTACCAAGACTTTTTTAGCCAAACGCACACTTTTAAATATCCTTACTAAATACTGCGTGTTTAACACCAATCAAGAGCTTTTGATTATGCGTCCTTATCAAATCTGCGCGTGTGAGAAAATCATTGATAAGATTCGCATCGCACACACTTACAAACTCTATGGCAGCACGCAAGGCGGGGGTTACATCTGGCACAGCACAGGCAGTGGCAAAACCTTGACTTCTTTTAAAACCGCGCTTCTAGCGACACAATTTGACTTTATTGACAAAGTGCTTTTTGTCGTGGATAGGAAAGACTTAGACTACCAAACCCAAAAAGAATACGACCGCTTTGAAAAGGACGCCGCCAATGCCACGCGCGATACGAGAGAGCTACAAAGACGCCTAGAGGACAAAAGCAGCAAGATTCTTATCACCACGATTCAAAAACTCTCAAACTTCATCAAAAAATACGAAAATTCCGCTATCTTTCATCAAGAAATCGTCTTTATCTTTGATGAATGCCACAGAAGCCAGTTTGGGGCTATGCACCAAAGTATTATTAAGAAGTTTAAAAAATACTACATCTTTGGATTCACCGGCACGCCGATTTTCCCCGAAAATGCCGCGACTTATGGCGTGGATAAACAAAGCGGCAAAGCAATGCTGCAAACCACGCAAAGCACCTTTGGCGAATGTCTCCACTCTTATACGATTCTAAACGCCATTAGGGATAAAAATGTCCTCCCCTTTAAAGTCAGCTATCACAGCACGACCACACAAAGCAACCCCCAAGAGAAAAAAGTCAAGGCAATCAACACTGAAGAAGCCCTCATGAGTGAGGAGAGAATCCAAAAAGTCGTTGCCTATATCCTAGAGAACTTCAATCGCCACACCAAGAGGCAAAACGCCCACGCCTTGCAAAATCAACGCCTAAAGGGATTTAATGCGATTTTTGCGACTTCAAGCGTGGAAGCAGCGAAGCGGTATTATGCGGAGTTTATGCGACAAATCAAAGCGGACATTTGTCATTCTAAGCCCTCTTTAGAGGGTGGAGAATCTTTAAACCAATCACAGGATAGTGCAAATCAAGACAGAGAATCTCTCAAAATCGGCATTATCTATTCCTACGAGCCAAACGAAGATTTGGACGAGTTAGATGAGCTAGAAGACCCATGCAGCGACAAGCGAAGTGCCAAAGAGTTTTTAAGGAGTGCGATAAAGAATTATAACACCCACTTTAAAAGCAACTTTTCTTTAGAATCTTTTGACAGCTATTACAAAGACATCTCCCAAAAAGTCAAGCAAAAAGAGCTAGATTTGCTTATCGTGGTGAATATGTTCCTCACCGGCTTTGATTCTAAAACCATTAATACGCTTTATGTGGATAAAAACCTCAAGCATCATTCCTTGCTCCAAGCCTACTCCCGCACGAATAGAATCTTAAACGCCCAAAAGGCTTATGGCAATATCATTTGCTTCCGCGACTTAGAAGCGGCGACTAATGAGAGCCTAAAAATGTTTGGTGATGAGAGAGCCTCTAGTATCGTGCTATTAGAAAAGTTTGAAGTGTATTTCCAAGACTATTGCCACAAGATAAGTGCATTTCAAGCGCGTTTTAGCTCCGCACAAATCGCCACTTTAGATATGCAATCCAAAAAGGATTTTATCAACGCCTTTAGCGAGATTCTAAAGCTTAAAAATATCCTAGATATTTTTGATGAGTTTGGCAGCGCGCCTAAGCCTATCAGCGATTTTGAGCTACAAGACTACCAAAGCCACTATTTGGAGCTGCACAGGGAGTTTAAAACCCACGAGGAAAAGGAAAGTATCCTTGATAATGTCCGCTTTGAAGTCGAGCTTATCGCAGAAAACGACATTACCGCAGATTATATCCTGCATTTACTGCACAGCTATCACCAAGACCAGCGCGACACGCTTAAAGTCCAGATTCTTAAATCCATCGCCGCAAGTCCCGCATTAAGAGATAAAGCCAAGCTTATTGAGGAGTTTTTAAACCGCATTGACAGAAAGCATGAGCGCACCGACTTTCAAGGGCTATTTAACACCTATATGCGCGAGTGTAGCCAAAAGGAGCTAGAGGCAATCATCGCAGAGTTTTGCCTAGATGCACAAAAGACCCAAGACTACCTAGACCAAGCCTTTAGGCTTAATTTCTTCCAAGACAAAGGCGAAGTGTATGACTTATTGCCCAAAGTCAATATTTTCGCCCCAAGTGCGCAATCCACGCATAAAAGAGCAGAGGCGATACTCTCTTTAAAAGCATTTTTTGAAAAGTATCGGGAATTTTTGCGCACACACAAGGAGGGATTATGAGAATAGCCCCCTTTTGCGAGATTTTAGGGGCTTTACTCCGAAGAATCTCACCAATACAGAATCTAAGATTCTAGAACCAAACAAGGAGAAACTAATGAATAAAATCCAAAAACTACTACAAGAGCTTTGCCCCAATGGGGTGGAGTATAAACCGCTTTGGCAAATAACATTTTGGGATAAAAAGTTTAAAGAAGTCCCTAAACAATGGCAAGAAAAAACAACTAAATTTAAGCATATTTCCGCAGAAAAATTAAAATCTCTTATTGTAGATAATGGGGCAATAAGATTACTATCCACAGGAAAACTTGAAGCCTACACGACAGAGAATCTAGCACAAGATTATTTAAATAAAGGCGAAGTTATCTCTATCCCTTCTGGTGGCTCGGCAAACATAAAATATCACAACGGATTTTTTGTAGATAGTGGCAATATTTTAGCAATTATGAGAGACGAAAATATCATTATTGCAAAATTTCTTTATTATTATTTATTATCAAAAAATCGTATTATCCAAAGTTTTTTTCGCGGTTCGGGCGTTGCCCACCCTGATATGAAAGCTATTCTTTCTATCCAAATCCCCCTACCACCCCTAGCGATTCAAAACGAAATCGTGAGAATCCTAGACGCCTTTACAGAATTAGAGACAGAATTAGAGACAGAATTAGAGACAGAATTGAGTGCGCGCCGCAAACAATACGAGTATTACAGAAATAAGCTTTTAAGCAAAGCAGAGTTAGAGAGACGCGCCCTTTATCATTGTCATTTTGAGTGGCAAAGCCCGAGCGAAGAATCTCTTAAAAAATCAAGTAAAAATGTTTCAGGCATTCGCCCTCAACTTGATAAAATCCCTAGCAGTGAAGTATATCTTCACTGCGATAAAAAACAATCGCACGATAGTGCCAACCTTGAAGGCGTGTTAAGGCGGGGGATATATAAGGGGGAGGGGCGACTTCAAGCCCCACCCCCTTATAAAGAAGAATATCCAAATAACCTTGTCAAAATGGTGAGTTTGGGAGAGATTGCTACCTGTATAGTGGGCGGGACTCCTAGAACAACAGAAAAGAAATATTGGGAAAATGGCACTATATCATGGATGAGCTCTGGAGAAGTCAATTTCAAAAAAATTAGCAAGACAGAAAAGAAAATCACTCAAGCAGGTTACGAATCCTCTAACACAAAAATTTTGCCTAAAAATACGGTGGTAGTAGCATTGGCTGGACAAGGGAAAACAAGGGGGCTTGTAGCTATCACAGAAATAGAATTATGCACCAATCAATCTTTATGCGGGATTATTGTTGGTAAGAGCGTAATTAGCAAATACCTTTATTATTACTTAGCCAATTGTTATAAAAAATTAAGGGATATTTCTAATCTTGATGG carries:
- a CDS encoding restriction endonuclease subunit S, whose translation is MNKIQKLLQELCPNGVEYKPLWQITFWDKKFKEVPKQWQEKTTKFKHISAEKLKSLIVDNGAIRLLSTGKLEAYTTENLAQDYLNKGEVISIPSGGSANIKYHNGFFVDSGNILAIMRDENIIIAKFLYYYLLSKNRIIQSFFRGSGVAHPDMKAILSIQIPLPPLAIQNEIVRILDAFTELETELETELETELSARRKQYEYYRNKLLSKAELERRALYHCHFEWQSPSEESLKKSSKNVSGIRPQLDKIPSSEVYLHCDKKQSHDSANLEGVLRRGIYKGEGRLQAPPPYKEEYPNNLVKMVSLGEIATCIVGGTPRTTEKKYWENGTISWMSSGEVNFKKISKTEKKITQAGYESSNTKILPKNTVVVALAGQGKTRGLVAITEIELCTNQSLCGIIVGKSVISKYLYYYLANCYKKLRDISNLDGNRGGLTLPMIKNFQIPLPPLAVQEEIVSILDKFDTLVNDLSSGIPAEIAARKKQYEYYRAQLLSFEEV
- a CDS encoding type I restriction endonuclease subunit R — its product is MKNALIAQNDDSTIITQYRFTPKDSKPYQSEADLERFLLKELESQGYERLYIEDIKDLEINLKSQLERLNSINFTPTEWDRFYKTHFTNDNLKIQDKTKILQTDNETLTLIRDSNNYAGGGGAKNLRLIDRNTPLNNHPQVLSQLTNNEGKSKNRYDVTILVNGLPLVHIELKRRGIELKEAFNQIRRYQNESFSAANRLFEFVQIFIISNGTYSRYYSNSKREIKSLNDDYAFTMSFSDSQNNKIEDLEDFTKTFLAKRTLLNILTKYCVFNTNQELLIMRPYQICACEKIIDKIRIAHTYKLYGSTQGGGYIWHSTGSGKTLTSFKTALLATQFDFIDKVLFVVDRKDLDYQTQKEYDRFEKDAANATRDTRELQRRLEDKSSKILITTIQKLSNFIKKYENSAIFHQEIVFIFDECHRSQFGAMHQSIIKKFKKYYIFGFTGTPIFPENAATYGVDKQSGKAMLQTTQSTFGECLHSYTILNAIRDKNVLPFKVSYHSTTTQSNPQEKKVKAINTEEALMSEERIQKVVAYILENFNRHTKRQNAHALQNQRLKGFNAIFATSSVEAAKRYYAEFMRQIKADICHSKPSLEGGESLNQSQDSANQDRESLKIGIIYSYEPNEDLDELDELEDPCSDKRSAKEFLRSAIKNYNTHFKSNFSLESFDSYYKDISQKVKQKELDLLIVVNMFLTGFDSKTINTLYVDKNLKHHSLLQAYSRTNRILNAQKAYGNIICFRDLEAATNESLKMFGDERASSIVLLEKFEVYFQDYCHKISAFQARFSSAQIATLDMQSKKDFINAFSEILKLKNILDIFDEFGSAPKPISDFELQDYQSHYLELHREFKTHEEKESILDNVRFEVELIAENDITADYILHLLHSYHQDQRDTLKVQILKSIAASPALRDKAKLIEEFLNRIDRKHERTDFQGLFNTYMRECSQKELEAIIAEFCLDAQKTQDYLDQAFRLNFFQDKGEVYDLLPKVNIFAPSAQSTHKRAEAILSLKAFFEKYREFLRTHKEGL